TGGGGTACTCCATACCTTTCCGTCTGCACCTGCTGTTCTCTTACCTTGATTTTCGGTTACTCGTTTAACTGCTAATGTTTTGCTGCTGAACGAATTGGTTAGTATCCACTGTAGTCTTCTAACTTTACGGTGTTTACACTCCTGTGTTGCCTTGACAATACGTGCCTGTAACACTTTAACATTAGAGTTAATCCTATCCCACTGAAGGTCATTCCATCGGACTTTCTCTACATGAGAGGCTTTACAGGATGGTTTCCCATCTTTCGTCATTTTTTAAGCTCTCTCCTCCTTGAAATTAAATCGTTAAGGGTTCTTGTCATTATAGACCTTGCGTAAGTCTGCACCCTTTCGGATCAGGGCATTAGCCCCTATCTCCTTCATTACAAAGAAGCCTTCGCTTTTTACGCTTTCCTCTACCCGCTCAACCATAGGGATTCCTTACGGTTTCCTTGCCCTAAGGCGATTGGTCGGGCTTGCCAAGTTCCGCTGAAGTCACAATTTATGGCTTAGCTGCCACCTATCCACCGATGAAATTTCTGTCCGTGTAACGTAATCAAAAAGTACGTTAGCCTTTCATTTACCTTTTTGGTTCAAGCCTTTCAGCATCTTTGGCTTGTTCGTCGTTACGATGTTTATCAGTGGTTTGCTTATGCTCAGCATACCATTATAAGCCTTGCCCCCTACTGATTTGATGCTATCAGTTTATCTCCCTTGCCTCACGGTTTGGGATTAACGGGTTACTTTGTCATCCGGGCTTCAAACAGAAGCGTTGCCACCTCTGCTTGCCGGACTAGGCTACCAGTTACGGAAAACTGGGTAAATTCCTCCTCTTTTTTTTTCTCTCTCGAAGTATTTACAGTAACTTCAGTGACTTCTTGTCACACTTTTGAGGCGACAGGGGCTTATTCTTTCTTTTACCCACTCAAAACGTGAAAGAACCATTTTTTAAAAATTTTACTTGACATCACGGTTGCTTTAGAGGAGACGTCAAGGAGCTTTCGAACAAGCCAACAAAGTTAATCGAATGAATGCAACTTGGTATTAGTGCTCCCCGTAGTTTTTGACGATAACAGCGATAGAATGTAGATTCGTATTGGGCTATTTCAGGCCGTACTCTTTAATCTTATACTGAAGGGTTCTCATGGAAATGCCCAATATTGCAGCGGCATCTTTTCTGCTGCCATCAGTGTGTCTTAAAGCGTTTTCGATAGATAAGCGCTCAATTTCAATCAGGTTGAAAGTATCTCTGGATTCATGCAGTTGTACCGGAATGGCCTTTGTAAAATCAACAGCACCACCTCTGGACATTATTATTGAGCGCTCGATGATGTTTTGCAGTTCTCTTACATTTCCGGGCCAGTTGTATGACAGCAGTTTGTCTATTGCCGCCTCTGATATGTCTCCGGCATTTTTCCCAATTCTCTTTGATGTGGAAGCGGCCAGGTAGCGGCTCAACTGTGCAATATAGGGTTTTCTGTTTCTAAGAGGAGGAATACTTATTGGAAATACGTTTAACCGAAAGTACAGGTCTTGCCGGAAATTTCCCTGAGCAGCCTCTTTTTGGAGGTCTCTATTTGTTGCACATATAATCCGTGCATCAACTTTTTGTGTAACCGTGCCTCCCAGTCTTTCGAAAGCGCCACCCTCAAGAACTTTTAAAAACTTCGCCTGAAGGGTGTTTGACATTTCTGAGACCTCATCAAGCAAAATACTGCCCCTTGAGGCAAGCTCGAACTTTCCTCTCTTTGATGCAACAGCTCCGGTGAATGCTCCCTTTTCGTGCCCAAACAGTTCGCTCTCCATGAGGTTTTCCGGTATGGCGGCACAG
The nucleotide sequence above comes from Nitrospirae bacterium YQR-1. Encoded proteins:
- a CDS encoding sigma-54 dependent transcriptional regulator codes for the protein MSRDNYRVLIVDDEDSIRLLLLRILEDEGYTIKSASNGRDALSVCESYRPHLILLDIKMPQMDGLTFIEEFKRRDFSSYDTDFIVLTAYGTVESAVKAMKLGAMDFITKPLSDPNVLRFSVQKAYDRRLLLIENEALKTEQFKGLPPLEIIFGGMEDVLEQVRAVSATNTTVLLTGETGTGKTLIARVLHALSKRGGPFIELNCAAIPENLMESELFGHEKGAFTGAVASKRGKFELASRGSILLDEVSEMSNTLQAKFLKVLEGGAFERLGGTVTQKVDARIICATNRDLQKEAAQGNFRQDLYFRLNVFPISIPPLRNRKPYIAQLSRYLAASTSKRIGKNAGDISEAAIDKLLSYNWPGNVRELQNIIERSIIMSRGGAVDFTKAIPVQLHESRDTFNLIEIERLSIENALRHTDGSRKDAAAILGISMRTLQYKIKEYGLK